The Streptomyces camelliae genome window below encodes:
- a CDS encoding RNA repair domain-containing protein produces MRTSDEIYHRVRWDPRFDPARFVLGISQRGDAVKRVSLPSFVPGGDIPWHRVVFIEADGEVVWDRATGVDRIDASKAGRVRDPQADLSFDTDSGRGKPVGDLNVSPTARTAVAWIPPAELWPPVQDIRWDYDPQIHRWPPHVNVLFGFVPESDFERAALLLTAATTETPVFTARLDGVRTFRHRAYSTVWLDPAAAGEAPWVDLHRLLQQRFPRCRGPAKNFTPHLSLGRTRDPQRVSADCAARLDTMTATVWELVLLSRRGQGPMRPRATVALRTGEVRWLPEPGPEAPGPEDTAWLSEITDR; encoded by the coding sequence ATGCGAACCAGCGACGAGATCTATCACCGGGTCCGCTGGGATCCGCGGTTCGACCCGGCCCGGTTCGTGCTGGGGATCAGCCAGCGCGGGGATGCCGTCAAACGCGTCTCACTGCCTTCCTTCGTGCCCGGAGGCGACATCCCGTGGCACAGGGTCGTGTTCATCGAGGCGGACGGCGAGGTGGTCTGGGACCGGGCCACGGGTGTGGACCGCATCGACGCATCGAAAGCCGGCCGGGTACGGGACCCGCAAGCCGACCTGAGCTTCGACACTGACTCCGGCAGGGGCAAACCCGTCGGCGACCTCAACGTGTCCCCGACGGCCCGCACGGCGGTGGCCTGGATCCCGCCCGCGGAGCTGTGGCCGCCCGTCCAGGACATCCGCTGGGATTACGATCCACAGATCCACCGCTGGCCACCGCACGTCAATGTGCTCTTCGGATTCGTGCCGGAGTCCGACTTCGAGCGGGCCGCCCTGCTGCTCACCGCGGCGACGACCGAGACGCCGGTATTCACCGCCCGGCTGGACGGGGTGCGCACCTTCCGGCACAGGGCGTACTCCACCGTGTGGCTCGACCCGGCGGCAGCCGGTGAGGCGCCGTGGGTGGACCTGCACCGCCTACTGCAGCAGCGGTTCCCGCGTTGTCGTGGGCCCGCCAAGAACTTCACCCCACATCTCTCCCTGGGCCGGACCCGGGATCCGCAGCGGGTCAGCGCCGACTGCGCCGCCCGGCTCGACACCATGACGGCGACAGTCTGGGAGCTCGTCCTGCTCTCACGCAGGGGCCAGGGTCCGATGCGCCCACGTGCCACCGTCGCCCTGCGCACGGGCGAGGTCCGCTGGCTGCCCGAACCCGGCCCAGAAGCGCCGGGCCCGGAGGACACGGCATGGCTCTCCGAGATCACCGACAGGTGA